The sequence below is a genomic window from Lysobacter capsici.
ACCACACGCGGCGGGACGCTGGCCGACGGCGGCGCCTGCGAAGCGCTCGACCTGGCCCGGGTCGACACGATCGAACCGCTGCTGCGGCGCGTACGTCCCGACCATGTGGTCAATGCGACCGCGTACACCGCGGTGGATCGCGCCGAAACCGAACGCGAGCTCGCCTTCATCGTCAACGCGCAGGCGCCGGGCCGGCTGGCCGAGCTGTGCGCGGCCGACGGCATCGGGCTGCTGCATTACTCGACCGACTACGTGTTCGACGGCGCCGGCACCCGGCCTTACCTCGACACCGATCCAACCGGGCCGCTCGGCGCTTACGGCCAGAGCAAGCTCGCCGGCGAACAGGCGATCGCCGCCAGCGGCGCGCGTCACCTTATCCTGCGCACCGCCTGGGTCTACGCCACCCGCGGCGGCAATTTCCTGCGCACCATGCTGCGCCTGGGCGCCGAGCGCGAGGAACTGCGCGTGGTCGCCGACCAGCACGGTTCGCCGACGCCGGCCTGGCTGCTGGCCGATGCGGCCGCGCAGGTGCTGGGCCAGGGCATCGCCGAATCGGGCGTGCGCCACCTGGTCGCCGCCGGCCAGACCAGCTGGCACGGCTTCGCCGAGGCGATCTTCGATGAAGCCCACGCGCGCGGCCTGATCGAACGCAAGCCGCGGGTGTTGCCGATCACCACCGCCGAGTACCCGACCCCGGCCCGTCGACCGGCGTATTCGGTGCTCGACACGCGGCATTTGCAAGACGAATACGGCCTGGCGATTCCGGCGTGGCGCGACGCCTTGCGCACGACCCTGGATCGCGACGGGCAGGGCGCCTGAACCCAGCCGCATCCGCGTCGCTCCCATGGGCCCCCTGTAGGAGCGGCGCAAGCCGCGACCGCGAATTCGCAACCGCGACGAGACTGTGCTTGCCGGCGTCGTTGTTCGACGCGCATGCCGAGAACGTTGCGATGTTGCCGTTGCCGACACCAACGCCGCTGCCGGTACCGACGAAGCGATCTAGCGACATCACGGTCGCGGCTTGCGCCGCTCCTGCATGAGCTACCTGCAGGAGCGGCGCAAGCCGCCACCGCGAACCCGCCATCGCGACGAAACCCTGTTCACCCGCAGGCGCCGCTCCAATCCCACCGCGCGCCGCGCCCCGACCGATTGTGCCGCCCCCATCCTCCTGCCTATGATCCCTGCGTCGCGGACGCGACGGCCGTCGCGGGTCCGGGGAGGACGCGGCGGTCGGGGTTCGCCGGACGCGCCATCGCGGTCGGCGGATGCACAGGGAATTCGCCGCCTCACGGTTGCGATCGGATCGACACGGTCACAGGGGACCACCATGAACCATCTGCGATGCGCGCTGCTGCTGGCGGGCGTGCTTACGGCCGCCGCCGCCACCTCCGCGCTTGCGGCCACCGAATCGGCCGCCGCCACCGTCGATGTCGACGCCTTCGTCAAGGCCGACACCTTCAGCGACATCAAGCTGTCGCCGACCGGCGAGTTCTACGCCGCCTCGGTGCCGATGGGCGATGAAACCGGGCTGGTGATCTTCACCCGCACCGACATGAAGATGGCCGGCTCGTTCCGGCTCGGCAAGAACAATCACGTCGCCGATTTCGACTGGGTCAGTCCGACCCGGTTGCTGATCAGCATGGCGCAGAAGCTCGGTTCGCGCGACGAGCCGATCCCGACCGGCGAGATCTACGCGATCAACGCCAACGGCACCGGCGTGGACGTGCTGGTCGGTTACCGCCTGCAGGTGAACAACACCGGCACCCGCATCCAGCCCAAGAAGGTCGAAGCGGTGGCCGCCTACCTGGTCGACGACCTGCCGGGCGACGACAAACGCGTGGTGATCTCGGTGCAGCAGTTCAGCGCCGATGCCTACACACGCGCCGAACACCTCGACGTGTTCACCGGCCGCCGCAACGCGATCACCATCGCGCCGGTGCGCAACGCCGACTACTACACCGACAACGCCGGCGTCGTCCGCTTCGCGCTCGGCTACGGCACCGACTCGGTGCGCAAGCTGTTCTATCGCGGCAACGACAAGGCCGATTGGGAACTGCTGCGCTCGGACGATGACGACGAGGGCATGGACATCCCGATCGGTTTTTCCGCCGACAACCTCACCGCGTATTTCCGCAGCGAACAGGCGCAAGGCCCCGACGCGATCGTCGCTTACGACACGGTGGCGAAGACCCGCAAGGAACTGCTGCGCGACAAGGTCGCCGACCCGGCGCGGATCATCTACCAGCTGCGCAGCCACGTGCCGGTCGGGGTGTTCTATTACGACGGCAAGCCGCGCACCGCGTTCTTCGACAAGACCTCGCCCGAGGCGCGCCAGTACCGCAGCCTGGAAGCGGCGTTCGCCGGCGACGCGGTGCGCATCACCTCGCAGACCGACGACGGCAAGCTGGCGCTGGTGCAGGTCTGGAACGACCGCAATCCCGGCGACGTGTACCTGTTCGACAATCAGAGCAAGCATGCCGCGCATGCGGTCAGCCGGCGCGCGTGGTTCGATCCGGCCAAGACCGCGCCGGTGCGCCCGATCACGCTCAAGGCGCGCGACGGCCTGAGCCTGTCGGGCCTGTTGACCACGCCCAACGGCAGCGCCGGCAAGTCGCTGCCGTTGGTGGTGATGCCGCACGGCGGTCCGTTCGGCATCCAGGACCTGTGGTATTTCGACGACGACCCGCAGTTGCTCGCGGCCGCCGGTTACGCCGTGCTGCAGCTCAACTTTCGCGGCTCGGGCGGTTACGGTCGCGCATTCCTGCACGCGGGCAAGCGCGAGTGGGGCGGCAAGATGCAGGACGATCTGACCGACGCGACGCGCTGGGCGATCGAGCAGGGCATCGCCGATCCGGCGCGCATCTGCCTGTACGGCGCCAGTTACGGCGGCTACGCCTCGCTGATGGGCGTGGCCAAGGAACCGACCCTGTATAAGTGCGCGGCCGGCTATGTCGGCGTGTACGACCTGCCGATGATGCACACCACCGGCGACGTGCAGAAGCGCGGCTCGGGCGAAAGCTATCTGCGCAACTGGCTCGGCCCGCCGGAGACGCTCGACAAGGTCTCGCCCGCGCGCCTGGCCGACCGGATCAAGGTGCCGGTGTTCCTCGCCGCGGGCGGCGAAGACCAGCGCGCGCCGCAGGCGCACAGCGAGAAGATGGAGAAAGCCCTGCGCCAGGCCGGCGTGCCGGTGGAGACGCTGTACTACAAGACCGAAGGCCATGGCTTCTACGAGGAAGCGCACAAGCGCGAGTTCTATTCGCGGCTGTTGGCGTTTTTGTCGCGGTCGTTGGGTGGGAAGACCGCGGCGCCGGCGAAGGTTGAGGCGGCGGGGAAGAAATGATTTCGGTTATAGGCCGTAAGCCGTGAGCGATAGGCGGTAAGTCGCGGAGCGGGCCGCGCGATCGGCGACCGCGCGGGTGAAGGTGGTTTCGTCGTGGTTGCGGATTCGCGGTCGCGGCTCGCGCCGCTCCTACAGCTAGCCCATGTAGGAGCGGCGCGAGCCGCGACCGCGACAATAAAAAAAACGGCGCCACTCGGCGCCGTTTTCGTTCTGCAAAATCCGAATCCCAAATCCCAAATCCCAAATCCCGAATCCCAAATCCCAAATCCCAAATCCCGAATCCCAGCCCCAATCACTTCAACCCGTGCATCCACCGCTTAAGCAACGGCGCCAACAACAAGAACACCACGCCCGACCCGATCCCCAACCACATCAGCATCGAGAACAATTCGCCGTACTTGACCGAAGCCGCGGCCATGTCGATCGTACCGCCCTCGGGAATCTCGACCGACGCGATCTTCGCCAGCTGCGCCGCCAGCACTTCCGAAAACGCGGTCGCCAGCCAGAACGCGCCCATCATCAGGCCGACCACGCGCGCGACCGACAGCTTGGTCACCGCCGACAGGCCGATCGGCGACAGGCACATCTCGCCGACTTCGAGAATGAAATACGCCGCGACCAGATACCACACGCTGGCCATCTCGCCGCCGCCGGACACCTTGGCCGCGGCCATCAGCGGCAGGAACGACAGGCCGGCGAAGATCAGGCCCAGCGACATCGTCAGCGGCTTGCTCGGGCTGCGGCCCTTGCGCGCCAGCCACGGCCACAGCCACGAGAACAGCGGCGCCAGCACCACGATGAAGAACGCGCCCAGGTACGTCAGCGACCCGGCGGTCTGCGGCACCAGCACCACGTCGTGCGCGGTCGCCAGGGCCAGGCCGAGCGTCAACACGCCGACCAGCGCCTTGGCCAGGCCGTCGCGGCCGCGATCGCTGGCGGTCAGCGCGGCGATCATCAGCGGCGGGCTCAGCGCCATCGAGAACAGCGACCACGGCAACGTCGGCGAATACTGCCCCAGCGCCATGCCGAACATGTCCTTGGTCATCAACCGGTCGTTGAACGTCACCCACGAGCCGTAGGTCTGCTCGTACAGGGTGAAGAAGATCAGCACCGCGAAGATCAGGATCACCAGCGCGAGCATGCGTTCGCGTTCGACCCGGTCGCAGCCGCGCGCGATGAAGCCGAAGAACCAGATCAGGAACACCAGCAAGGTCGCGAGCATGATCCCCAGCGCGGCGGTGAAACTCAGGTTGCCGATCGCGATGGTGACCTGCGAAGCGACCTGGATCGTGCCCCACAGCACCAGCACGCCGAGCGCGGTGCCCAGGTAGATCCAGACCTCGCGCGAGAGCTTGAAACCGGCCGGGCCGACTTTCTCGCGCAGCTTGGCCGGCTCGGCCGGTTCGGCGTGGCCCTGCAGATAGCGCTGGCCCCACAGGAACATCGCCAGGCCCGCGATCATGCCGATGCCGGCCGCGCCGAAGCCGTATTTCCAGCCGTAGGTTTCGCCGAGGAAGGCGCAGATCAGCGCCGAGAACAGCGCGCCGACGTTGATGCCGGCGTAGAACAGGGTGAAGCCCGAGTCGCGGCGCGGATCGTTGAGCGCGTACAGCTTGCCGACGATGGTCGAGATATTCGGCTTGAGGAAACCCACGCCGCCGATGATCAGCGCCAGCGACAGGTAGAACGCCTGCAGCGCGGTTTCGTCGCGCACCGCCACGCCGTTGACCATCTTCGCCGCGTGGCCTTCGTAGGCCATGCCCAGGTGGCCGAGCACCAGCAGCACGCCGCCGAGCACGACGGCCTTGCGCATGCCCAGGTAACGATCGGCCAGCAGGCCGCCGATCACCGGCACCGCGTAGACCAGGCCGCCGTAGGCGCCGATCAGGTCGTAGCCGGCGTCGTCGCTGAACAGGTGGTACTTCAGCAAGTACAGCAGCAGCAGCGCTTTCATTCCGTAGAACGAGAAGCGCTCCCACATCTCGGTGAAGAAGCACACGTACAGGCCCTTGGGATGGCCGAGGAAGTCGTTGCTGCCGGGCGCGTCGGGCGCCGGGGTCGACAGGGTGCTGGCTGCGGGCACGAGTGGATTCCCTTCGGTCCGGGAGCGGGCCGGGAGGCGGAGTATAGGGTTATGGGCCATGGCGGCCCTCATCCGCCCTTCGGGCACCTTCTCCCGCTAGCGGGAGAAGGGAGACCTCGAGCTTGCATCGCGTCTGTTCCTGCGCTCGGGCTGTTGCTCCCTCTCCCGCTAGCGGCGACCGAAGGAAGTGCAGAGCTGAGAGGGCTGGGGTGAGGGCCGCCCGCCACCGTTACCACTTTCCCCAGCCAAATCCGGAAAATCCCCGCATTTGCCCAATCCCGCTTTTGCCGCACTGCACTTTTACAGCGGCCCGCAGCGGATGCGATCATCGGCGGATTGCGTGGCGCCCGGCCCTTGGCGGCCGGGTCCGCCCATACACCGCCGCACTGCCCGATCACCCGCGATGGAGACGCCGATGGCCTCGTCCGCACAACCGCAATTGACCCTCCGAGCCGTCCTGCTATCCGTCTTCCTGGCGGTGATCCTGGCAGCAGCCAATGCCTACCTGGGCCTGTTCGCCGGCCTCACCATCGCCACCGCGATCCCCGCCGCCGTGATCTCGATGGGCGTGCTGCGCTTGCTCGGCGGCGGCACGATCCTGGAAAACAACATCGTCCAGACCGGCGCCTCGGCCGGTTCCTCGATCGCCGCCGGCGTGATCTTCACCATCCCGGCGCTGGTCATCCTGGGCTACTGGCAGGACTTTCGTTACTCGTGGGTGCTCGCCATCGCCGGCCTGGGCGGCCTGCTCGGCGTGCTGTTCTCGGTGCCGCTGCGCCGCTCGATGATCGTCGAAGACCCGCTGCCCTTCCCCGAAGGCAAGGCCGCGGCCGAAGTGCTCAAGGCCGGCGAAAACCCCGGCCCGGGCCTGAAGATCCTCGGCCTGGCCGGCGGCGTCGGCGCGCTGGTCAAGCTCGCCGCCGAAAGCGGCATGCGCCTGATCCCCGACAACGCCATCGCCTCGGGCTGGCTCGGCAAGTACCTGGGCTTCATGGGCACCAACCTGTCGCCGGCGCTGCTCGGCGTGGGCTACATCGTCGGCCTCAACGTCGGCATCGTGGTGCTGTCGGGCAGCGTGCTGTCGTGGCAGTTCGCGATTCCGATCTATCACGCCTTCTTCCTCAATTCCGATCCGGACCTGGCCGCGCGCATCGTCGACGGCAGCGCCGAGCAGATCGGCCGCGCGATCTGGTCGGCCAAGGTGCGTTACCTGGGCGTGGGCACGATGCTGATCGGCGGCGTGTGGACCTTGTTCTCGCTGCGCAAGTCGCTGCTGTCGGGCGTCAAGAGCGGCCTGGCCGCGGCGCGCAAGGGCACCAGCGGCGTGGTCGCCGAAACCGATCGCGACCTGCCGATGAAGTGGATGCTGATCGCGCTGGTCGCGTTCGTGATGCCGCTGCTGCTGCTGTACCAGGCCATCGTCGGCAACTGGTTCGTCAGCGTGCCGATGACCATCATCATGATCGTCGCCGGCTTCCTGTTCGTATCGGTGTCGGCGTACCTGGCCGGCCTGATCGGCTCGTCCAACAACCCGGTCTCGGGCATCACCATCTCGACCATCCTGTTCGCCTCGGCGGTGCTGGTGCTGATGCTCGGCCGCGACTCGCCGATCGGCGCCGTCGCCGCGATCATGATCGGCGCGGTGGTGTGCTGCGCGGCGGCGGTCGGCGGCGACAACCTGCAGGACCTCAAGGCCGGCTACATCGTCGGCGCGACCCCGTGGAAGCAGCAGCTCATGCTCGGCATCGGCACGTTCTCGTGCGCGCTGATCATGGCGCCGATCCTCAACCTGCTCGCCGCCGCCTACGGCATCGGCGCGCCGACCCCGGAGCATCCGAACTCGCTGGCCGCGCCGCAGGCCACGCTGATGGCGTCGGTCGCCAAGGGCATGTTCGGCGGCGAACTGCCGTGGACGATGATCGGCATCGGCGCCGGCATCGGCGTGGTCATCATCGCCTTCGACGAATGGCTCAAGTCGCGCAAGTTCAAGTTCCGCGTGCCGGTGCTGGCCGCGGCGATCGGCATCTACCTGCCGCTGGAACTGATGGTGCCGATCTTCCTCGGCGGCCTGCTGTCGCACATCGTCGGCCGCCGTCGCGGCCTGACCAAGCACAGCGACGAAGCCGAGGTCGATCGCGTGCATCGTCCGGGCACCTTGTTTGCGGCCGGCCTGATCACCGGCGAGGCGCTGATGGGCATCGCCATCGCGTTCCCGATCGTGATCTCCACCCGCGCCGACGTGCTGGCGCTGCCCGAGCAGTTCCACTTCGGCGCCGGCATCGGCCTGCTGGTGCTCGCCGCGGTGGTGTGGCTGTTCTACCGCAGCAGCCGCAACGCACCGGTGCCCGCGCCGAGCGCCTGATCCCTGCGACGGCCCGGCGCGATGCCGGGCCGTTCGTGTTTGTGTCGCGTGCTCGCGCACGCTCTCGATAACGCTAGAGGTTTCGCCATGACGCCACGCCACGCACTCCTGCCGATGGCCCTGCTGCTGGCCTGCGCATCCGCGCCGGCCCTGTCCCTCACGCCGCCGCTCGCGCGCGGCCTGGAAGTGCGCGACCTGGCCGCGATGGACCGGTTCTCCTCGCCGACCCTGTCGCCCGACGGCCGCCAACTGGTGTTCGCCAAGCGCGTGGTCGATTTCGGCGCCAACAAGTCCTCGACCTCGCTGTGGATCGAAGACCTGTTCGCGCGCGACGCGGCCCCGCCCAAGCGCCTGACCCCGGACGGATGGAACGTCAACTCGCCAGCGTTTTCCGCCGACGGCAAGACCGTGTACTTCCTCAGCAGCAAGGGCGGCAGCTCGCAGCTGTATTCGCTGCCGCTGAGCGGCGGCACGCCCAAGCAGGTCACCGCGTTCGACGGCGACGTCGGCGGTTTCCAGTTGTCGCCCGACGGCAAGCGCGTGGCGTTCAACGCCGAGGCCTATGTCGATTGCGCGGCCGACCTGGCCTGCAGCAAGAAGAAGCTCGACGCGGCCGAGAAGAGCAAGGTCAGCGGCAAGGTGTTCGACCGCATGTTCGTGCGCCACTGGGATACCTGGAACGACGGCCGCCTTAACCGCCTGTTCGTGACCGATCTGCCGGCGGCCGGCAAGACCGTCAACAGCGCCAAGCTGGTCAGCGGCGAAGTGATCGGCGACGTGCCTTCGCGTCCGTTCGGCGACAGCAGCGAATACACCTGGTCGCCCGACAGCCAGTCGCTGGTGTTCAGCGCGCGCGCGGCCGATGCGAAGGAACCGTGGTCGACCAATTTCGACCTGTACCTGGTCGGCGCCGACGGCGGCGCGGCCAAGAACCTGACCGCGTCGAACCCAGCCTGGGACACCGGCGCGGTGTTCGGCAAGGACGGCAAGACCTTGTACTACCGCGCGATGAAGCGCCCGGGTTTCGAAGCCGACCGCTTCGGCCTGTTCGAACTCGATCTGGCCAGCGGCAAGGCGCGCGAGATCGCGCCGAAGTGGGACCGCTCGGCCACCGGCATCGTGTTGTCCGACGACGGCAAGACCATCTACACCACCGCCGAGGACATGGGCCGGCAGCCGCTGTTCGGCGTCGACATCGCCAGCGGCAAGACGAGCGAACTGATCGCCGACGGCACCGTCGGTTCGCCGGTGTTGGCCGGCAAGACGTTTGCGTTCACCCGCAACAGCCTCAAGAGCGGCGACCAGATCTTCGTCGGCGGCCTCGACGGCGCGCCGCAGCGCGCGATCACCCCGAGCGCGAGCGAACTGTTGCCGGGCGTGAAGTTCGGCGAGGCCGAACAGTTCGATTTCAAGGGCTGGAACGGCGACACCGTGCACGGCTACGTGGTCAAGCCGTGGAATTACCAGGAAGGCCAGAAATATCCGGTCGCGTTCCTGATCCACGGCGGCCCGCAGGGCAGCTTCGGCGATGGCTGGAGCTATCGCTGGAACCCGCAGACCTACACCGGCCAGGGCTATGCGGTGGTCATGATCGACTTCCACGGCTCCACCGGTTACGGCCAGGCCTTCACCGACGCGATCAGCCAGCATTGGGGCGATCGTCCGCTGGAAGACCTGCAGAAGGGCTGGGCCGCGGCGCAGAAGAAGTATTCCTTCCTCAACGGCGACAAGGCCTGCGCGCTGGGCGCGTCGTACGGCGGCTTCATGGTCAACTGGATCGCCGGCAACTGGCAGCAGCCGTGGAAGTGCCTGGTCAGCCACGACGGCGTGTTCGACCAGCGCATGATGGGTTACGCGACCGAAGAGCTGTGGTTCACCGAGTGGGAGCAGGGCGGCACGCCGTTCGACAAGCCCGCGAACTACGAGAAGTTCAACCCGGTCAATCACGTCAAGGATTGGAAGGTGCCGATGTTGGTGATCCACGGCCAGCTCGATTACCGCATCCCGGTCGAGCAGGGCCTGGGCGTGTTCACCGCGTTGCAGCGTCAGGGCATCGAGTCCAAGTTCCTGTACTTCCCGGACGAGAACCACTGGGTGCTCAAGCCGCAGAACAGCGTGCTGTGGCACGACACGGTCAACGGTTGGTTGAAGCAGCATATCGGGCAGTAAGCGCCCGCATCGCGCCGTTTCTGCGAAGGCCGCCTGTGGGCGGCCTTCGTTGTATCAGGCATGTGCGTGGGTTCGATCCAGACTGTAGGAGCGGCGCAAGCCGCGACCGCGAAACCTCACATGCGTCGAATGCGCGATGTCGCGGTCGCGGCTCGCGCCGCTCCTACAGGGCGCGGTCGTGGCAACGATATGAGGCGGCGGTTTCGCCACCTGAACTCGCGCCCCCGCACCACCGGCCCTTGCCCGGTCCGGGCGATACGAAGTAAAAGCGGTGACACCAACGCACGAGACACCCGGCATGCCCGAAACCGCCCACACGGCGCTCATCAGCAACGACATCGTCGTCCTCGGCCTGATCGCCGCCACCCTGGGCCTGGTGTTCTGGACCTCGTCGAAGCAGACCGGCTTCTGGAAAAAGTTCTACACCTTCGTGCCGGCGCTGCTGCTGTGCTATTTCATCCCGGGCATCTACAACACCGTCGGCCTGGTCGACGGCGAAAACACCAAGCTCTACAACCCGGTCGCCAGCCGCGTGCTGCTGCCGGCGGCGCTGGTGCTGCTGACCCTGACCATCGACCTCAAGGGCGTGCTCAAGCTCGGCCCCAAGCTGCTGCTGATGTACGCGGTGTCCTCGCTCAGCGTGATGCTCGGCGCGATCGTCGCCTTCGTCGCGATGCGCGCGTTCCATCCCGAAACCGTCTCCGGCGACACCTGGGGCGGCATGGCGGCCCTGGCCGGCAGCTGGATCGGCGGCGGCGCCAACATGCTCGCGATGAAGGAGATCTTCCAGGTCGATGCAACCACCTTCGGCCAGTTCGCCGTGGTCGATGTCGGCGTGGGCTATGTGTGGATGGCGGTGTTGATCTTCCTGGCCAGCCGCGCGAAACAGATCGATGAACGCAGCGGCGCCGACACCCGTGGCATCGAAGAGCTCAAGCAGCGCATCGAAAGTTTCCAGGCCCAGCACCAGCGCATCGCCAGCCTGACCGACCTGGCGATGATCATCGGCATCGCCTTCGGCGTGGTCGGCCTGGCCCATGCGATCGCCACGCCGCTGTCGGGCTGGTTTGCCGCGAACGTGTCGTGGGCGCGCACGGTGAGCCTGCACGAGCCGTTCTTCTGGGTGGTCGCGGTGTCGACCTTCGCCGGCCTGGCGCTGAGCTTCACCCGCGCGCGCGAACTCGAAGGCGCGGGCGCCTCGAAGATCGGCAGCCTGCTGCTGTACTTCCTGATCGCCTGCATCGGTTTGCAGATGGACATCCTGGCCTTGCTCGACAAGCCGTGGCTGTTCGCGCTGGGGCTGATCTGGATCAGCGTGCATATCGCGATCCTGTGGGGCGTCGGCCGATTGCTGCGGGTGCCGTTCTTCTATTTCGCGATCGGCTCGCAGAGCAACATCGGCGGCCCGGCCTCGGCGCCGGTCGTCGCCTCGGCGTTCCATCCCTCGCTGGCGCCGGTCGGCGCCTTGCTGGGGACCCTGGGCTACGCGACCGGGACGGGCTTGGCGTATATCGTCGGCATCACCTTGCGTTCGCTCGCAGGCGCTGCGCCGGCTTGAAGCCCGACGGTAGGAGCGGCGCGAGCCGCGACCGCGACATCCCAGTTGCGTCGCAAGCGAGATGTCGCGGTCGCGGCTTGCGCCGCTCCTACGCTCGCTTGTCCGCAACATCATTCCTTCTGACCGACAGCCATGACCTACGAGTCGTTAGCCGCACGCACCGGCATCCCTTTGCCGCCGACCTTCGTCCGTCTGCTGGCCGACGGCAAAACCCGCTACGGCGACGACCTCGCCGACTGGAAGGCTAACTGGTGCGACTACACCGTGCGCGCGCAACCGCTGCTTTCGTGCGCCTACGATCTGGAATGGATCGGCCCGGAGCAGGCCGGCGAGATCGTCGAGCATTGGCTCAATCCGGGGTTTCAGAACGCGCGCGCGTTCTTGCCGTTTGCGATATCCGGCGCGGGCGATGCCTATTGCCTGATGAAGACGGCCGCGGGCGATGTCGGTGTGGGTCTGATCTGGCACGATCGCGACACCAGCGCGATAGAGTCGGCCAGTTTCGACAATTTCGTATTCGAGACCTTGGTGGAGAGCGCCGCCGATTTCGAGCACTTGCTGGACGATTTCTCGCCGGAGCACGCGCGAGACTGCGTCCGCGCCAACGTAAGCGTCGCCGCGGCGTATTTGCCCGCGAACTTGAACCTTGCACTGGAAGACATGATCTCGCCGCAGTCGCTGGACGAGGAAAACGACGGCGGCATGATTTCGTCGGCCGTGGCCGAGGCGGCCTTGAGCGTATCGCCGCCGTTCGAGCGCGAGCGCTTTGCGGTGGTGCCGCGCTGGCAGTGCAATGAGCGCTGATGCGCAGTGCGTTGACGGTTGATCGTCGCAGGTCATGATGGCAGCGGCCATCGCGTGCATCGATGATCGCGCGCAAAACAAAGGCCGCCCTTGGGCGGCCTTGCTTCATCCACGTGGCTACGTGTTCAACAACACCCGATCCGCCCCCCGCCATATCGCGCCTCTTGCCGCTGGCGAAAGAACGTCGCGTAATCCGGAATCGGCCGCTCGGGATGTTTCTCCATCAGGTGGCGGACGTAGTTGTCATAGTCCGGCACCCCGCAGCACAGCCGTGCGGTCTGCACCAGGCGGCGCCAGGTGCGCTTGTACAACTGGTATTGACTGGCCGGTACGAGTGCAGTGCCCATGTCAGTGGTCCGCCATCTGCGCGGGTGTCAACGCCACGTACGGCGATTCGCGATCGCTGCGCTCAGGATTGGCGCGCGCCTTGAGGATCGCGCCGATCGCGTACACCAGCACCGAGAACACCACGAACAGGAACAGCAGGGTCAGGCCGGTGTTGACGTAGCTGTTGACCATGATCTGCTGCATCTGATCGATGCTCTTGGCCGGCGCCACCACGGTGCCCTTGGCGATCGCGTCCTGGTACTTGTGCGCCTGCGCCAGGAAGCCGACCGCCGGGTTGCTGTCGAAGATCTTGATGAAACCCGCGGCGGTGGTGCAGATCAGCAGCCACGCCGTCGGCACCATGGTGACCCAGGCGTAGCGGTCGCGCTTCATCTTGAACAGCACCACCGTGCACAGCATCAACGCGATGCCGGCGAGCATCTGGTTGGCGATGCCGAACAACGGCCACAAGGTGTTGATGCCGCCGAGCGGATCGACCACGCCCTGATACAGGAAGTAGCCCCACAACGCGACGCAGCCGCCGGTGGCGAGCAGGTTCGGGCCCCAGGCTTCG
It includes:
- the rfbD gene encoding dTDP-4-dehydrorhamnose reductase; translated protein: MKLLLLGGDGQVGFELRRALAPLGEVVVTTRGGTLADGGACEALDLARVDTIEPLLRRVRPDHVVNATAYTAVDRAETERELAFIVNAQAPGRLAELCAADGIGLLHYSTDYVFDGAGTRPYLDTDPTGPLGAYGQSKLAGEQAIAASGARHLILRTAWVYATRGGNFLRTMLRLGAEREELRVVADQHGSPTPAWLLADAAAQVLGQGIAESGVRHLVAAGQTSWHGFAEAIFDEAHARGLIERKPRVLPITTAEYPTPARRPAYSVLDTRHLQDEYGLAIPAWRDALRTTLDRDGQGA
- a CDS encoding alpha/beta hydrolase family protein, with the protein product MNHLRCALLLAGVLTAAAATSALAATESAAATVDVDAFVKADTFSDIKLSPTGEFYAASVPMGDETGLVIFTRTDMKMAGSFRLGKNNHVADFDWVSPTRLLISMAQKLGSRDEPIPTGEIYAINANGTGVDVLVGYRLQVNNTGTRIQPKKVEAVAAYLVDDLPGDDKRVVISVQQFSADAYTRAEHLDVFTGRRNAITIAPVRNADYYTDNAGVVRFALGYGTDSVRKLFYRGNDKADWELLRSDDDDEGMDIPIGFSADNLTAYFRSEQAQGPDAIVAYDTVAKTRKELLRDKVADPARIIYQLRSHVPVGVFYYDGKPRTAFFDKTSPEARQYRSLEAAFAGDAVRITSQTDDGKLALVQVWNDRNPGDVYLFDNQSKHAAHAVSRRAWFDPAKTAPVRPITLKARDGLSLSGLLTTPNGSAGKSLPLVVMPHGGPFGIQDLWYFDDDPQLLAAAGYAVLQLNFRGSGGYGRAFLHAGKREWGGKMQDDLTDATRWAIEQGIADPARICLYGASYGGYASLMGVAKEPTLYKCAAGYVGVYDLPMMHTTGDVQKRGSGESYLRNWLGPPETLDKVSPARLADRIKVPVFLAAGGEDQRAPQAHSEKMEKALRQAGVPVETLYYKTEGHGFYEEAHKREFYSRLLAFLSRSLGGKTAAPAKVEAAGKK
- a CDS encoding peptide MFS transporter, whose protein sequence is MPAASTLSTPAPDAPGSNDFLGHPKGLYVCFFTEMWERFSFYGMKALLLLYLLKYHLFSDDAGYDLIGAYGGLVYAVPVIGGLLADRYLGMRKAVVLGGVLLVLGHLGMAYEGHAAKMVNGVAVRDETALQAFYLSLALIIGGVGFLKPNISTIVGKLYALNDPRRDSGFTLFYAGINVGALFSALICAFLGETYGWKYGFGAAGIGMIAGLAMFLWGQRYLQGHAEPAEPAKLREKVGPAGFKLSREVWIYLGTALGVLVLWGTIQVASQVTIAIGNLSFTAALGIMLATLLVFLIWFFGFIARGCDRVERERMLALVILIFAVLIFFTLYEQTYGSWVTFNDRLMTKDMFGMALGQYSPTLPWSLFSMALSPPLMIAALTASDRGRDGLAKALVGVLTLGLALATAHDVVLVPQTAGSLTYLGAFFIVVLAPLFSWLWPWLARKGRSPSKPLTMSLGLIFAGLSFLPLMAAAKVSGGGEMASVWYLVAAYFILEVGEMCLSPIGLSAVTKLSVARVVGLMMGAFWLATAFSEVLAAQLAKIASVEIPEGGTIDMAAASVKYGELFSMLMWLGIGSGVVFLLLAPLLKRWMHGLK
- a CDS encoding OPT family oligopeptide transporter codes for the protein MASSAQPQLTLRAVLLSVFLAVILAAANAYLGLFAGLTIATAIPAAVISMGVLRLLGGGTILENNIVQTGASAGSSIAAGVIFTIPALVILGYWQDFRYSWVLAIAGLGGLLGVLFSVPLRRSMIVEDPLPFPEGKAAAEVLKAGENPGPGLKILGLAGGVGALVKLAAESGMRLIPDNAIASGWLGKYLGFMGTNLSPALLGVGYIVGLNVGIVVLSGSVLSWQFAIPIYHAFFLNSDPDLAARIVDGSAEQIGRAIWSAKVRYLGVGTMLIGGVWTLFSLRKSLLSGVKSGLAAARKGTSGVVAETDRDLPMKWMLIALVAFVMPLLLLYQAIVGNWFVSVPMTIIMIVAGFLFVSVSAYLAGLIGSSNNPVSGITISTILFASAVLVLMLGRDSPIGAVAAIMIGAVVCCAAAVGGDNLQDLKAGYIVGATPWKQQLMLGIGTFSCALIMAPILNLLAAAYGIGAPTPEHPNSLAAPQATLMASVAKGMFGGELPWTMIGIGAGIGVVIIAFDEWLKSRKFKFRVPVLAAAIGIYLPLELMVPIFLGGLLSHIVGRRRGLTKHSDEAEVDRVHRPGTLFAAGLITGEALMGIAIAFPIVISTRADVLALPEQFHFGAGIGLLVLAAVVWLFYRSSRNAPVPAPSA